In Pyrus communis chromosome 15, drPyrComm1.1, whole genome shotgun sequence, the genomic stretch TCTTCAAATGCTTGAGGAGGAAGAGATCCTAAACGAATACAAATTGAATCAAAGTGATATTCCACCTTTTGCCCTTGAAGGGGCAGAGAAATCTAGTGAGGGTGAAGCAGCTGAAGTTTACCTTCCTGATCTTGGAAAGAGCTTAGGGAGTGTGGTTCAAACCCGCGATTGAGGGTATTTGGCGTCCATGAATCCTTTAGATACTTTGGTAGCAAGGAAAGACACTCCAAAACTTGCCATGCAGATACAAAGCCGTTTGTTCTGCCATGGAATCAGTCCATGAGTGGATTTGAATTGTTTCAAAGGATTGCAGGCATTGGACTTGATGAGCTAAACACCCAGATTATGATTCTGATGGCATTGGATGAATTGATGGATAAAACTGCGGAGCAGATAGCTTTTAAAGGCATTGCGTCTGCAATCATTCAAGGAAGGAACAAGGAAGGCGCTAGCTCGAGCGCTGGAAGAACAATTGTTGCTGTTAAAACCATGTCAAATACATTGAGCACATGCAGGAAAGAAAGGATTTCGACCTGGATTTGGAATGTGAACGAGAACCCCTTGACACTAGAGGAGATTCTAGCCTTTTCCATGGAGAAAATCGAGGCCATGGCGctcgaagctttgaaaattcaAGCTGAAATGGCTGAGGAAGAAGCCCCATTTGAAGTTTCACCAACGAACAATAGTTTCACAAATTCAAGTGGTGCAAAAGTACTTCAAAACCACCCTCTCGCTTCTTCAATATCGCTCGAGGATTGGATCAAAAACCACAGCCTGGCAAGTTCATAAGGTTTACAAGATGGAAACCAGCCAGAGACAATTACACTGGCTGTGATTATTCAGCTAAGGGATCCTTTAAGGCGATATGAGGCGATTGGAGGCCCTAGCGGTTATTTACGCAACGAGAGCTGATGACACCGTCAATGAGGAGGAGAAGAGATTCAAAGTGACAAGTATACATGTGGGAGGATTGAAGGTGAGGACAAAAGGAGGAAAGAGGAATGCGTGGGACAGTGAGAGGCAAAGGCTAACTGCAATGCAGTGGCTAATTTCTTATGGATTGGCGAAAGCTGTTGCGAGGAAGAAGGGCAAACATCATGTGGCATCcaaaggttaggatttgttgtGGAGCATTTCATCAAGAGTGATGGTTGATATGTGGCTCAAGTATATGAGAAATCCAGATGTAAAATTTACCAAGTGAAACTTCGTATTATTTGTAttggtttaattattttttagtaaTTTATTTGCAATAATAATACATACAAGGAGTAAAGATTAAGGAAGTGCAAATAGTTATAACTTTGAGAGTGACAGACTGTAACACGTACAAATAGTTAAGTTTGATGCACTTGTAGCAATTATCAGAGAGATGGATCAAATGCTCACTTTCAagaacaccgatattgtccctaACTTGGTAGTTATCACTTGCACAATCTGTCAGATATGAGGTTTTATTTCAAAAGGTTTCGGTATTAGTTGAAAGGAGGCAAGTAATTTGTGAGGCAAGTTATTTGTCCTTCATTGTGATTGAACACTGAATAGCAAAGATAATGGAACCTTTGTAGCATAAGTTGacttttgaaaaccctaattcagTAAGATATAGTGCACTTTCCTTGGTGGGCGTGATTGGAGGAACCGTAAGCACCATATTAAGGGTGTCCTTGCTTTCACAAAACACACGTTCTATTCCGAGCAAACCGTATTATTGCTAGAACAGTTATGCTTGTTGAAAGTAGAAGACTCCTTAGCCATTCGCATGAACCATGTCTTTCGTATTTTACAGATAAATAAACTATAATTGGTTTATTGTAAATTTTAGTTTATCAAATCTGTAATCCTAATGTCTTGTTGTTATTTCTATGTTTTAAGAAATATCACAtccaccaccacaagcccacCACTAGGGAAACTTTTGAAAACCTACAATGTGGTCCTAACTCTAAAACAAAGATCAATGGTCCATTGCTTTGAGCAAGCCATAAAATTGGGACGAATTGAACCAACGGAGGAGACAAGTGAAGAAATTTGGCCTAGTCCTTATTGCCAGGTACATCACATGGATGATGACTTGCACATGGGAGGAATAGCTAAGACTCAATAACAACATTTTTAATTCATCATTAAGAACATGTTTATTAAAGCATACTTAATTAGTTTAGTTCCACGACAATTGAAAATATTAGTGATAAATCTTCAATGACTCAAAACTACCAAAAAACAATTAGTCAGATACAATAACAATTCAATCGAGAAGTTTTTCTCTTCAAAagatatttctattttttttctctttaactAATTTATCCATCGGTAATGGAGATCACATTGGTTGGAATGTAGGCCAATATGTCTCTAGCTTGTGTTTCAATGACGAGTAAGGCGGTCAAGCTACTTGCACCTGATCGTTTAGCTCAAAGACTCAAAATTCCAACTTGAGTTTCACAATGGCCTTGTAGCTCAAAGACTCTTACGAAAGTTTACTCTTGCAATTCCTGTATACTCTTGGACCCGAAGTCCTGTGATCAATTCCACCTCCATTAATATTGcttgtacaaaaaaaaacaacttcCATCTTGAGTTCTTTATTGGAGGGAACAAGATGACACTAAGGCATCAAGACAAGTATTCGACAAGTTCCAGATGCAGAAGAATGGGCCCTCTGCTCCATTGTTTCCCACTTTGTGAACCTAACATGGGTCTTGCTTTACAAAATGTTTGGTAATGGGAGCTGAacttttacaaaattaaatttcatcTTTTTCTATAACAGTGTGAAACCAAAGCACCAAGATCCCTCCTTTTACAGCCTGTACTCCTttgaagaaatgaaagaaaaccaaaagaaaaaagaagcccCAAAGAGTTGAAGTCCAGATAACAATAGCACTTTCTTAGGGTTTTTGACTTTATGGATTGGAGCTTCTACCCACAAATGAGCACGGTGGATGAAAAGACTTGTGTCACTTTCTGCACAAACAAACCCCCTTTATTCCATGGCCCCTCTCCTCTTTGTCAGGTTTCTTATCCAACCCTTCCTTACCTTGACTCCCTCCGCCTTGTTGCCGACATGACACACACTGCCCTTGTTCGACCTCTTCCATCTGATGAGCTGGGCCAAGTGACCAATCCTCTTCCGCCAACTGAGCGGGATGTGGGATTTCCCGTGCTCTATCACGCTCTTGCTATCCTTTGCCTCCTTTGTTTCCTTGGCTTCCTTGCTCAGGTTGTGATTCCAGGACATGTTGCAATGATCTAGAGAGACCTTAGACACTTTGTTCTTTTCCCATGAGGCCACTCCATTGTCTTCAAACTTGATTGATATGAATGAGTCTGCAAAAGCAATTGACATTGCGAATAAGTGACCATGGTTGCCAAGAAAATTCACAGACATGCACATTTTTTACAATCCTTTTCAGTGGTGAGAAAACCCCCATTGACCGACTATCTCGTTGAGTTGGGGGCCTTAGGACAAAAACCCCCCATTGACCGACTATCTCGTTGAGTTGGGGGCCTTAGGACAAAAACCCCCCATTGACCGACTATCTCGTTGATTTCGGGGCCTTAGGACAAACCCCAAATACGAGCAATCATACGCAACCACACGGTACTCTCATCATTTTCAGTTAAGGCTCCAAGGGTTGATGACCAAATAAAAGCAAATGTAATTCAATCAAAAGAACGTAATTAACACAAATTTAAGGTTTGGAGTTAATTATATATGGTTTCATTCAAAATGGGCTAATGATCATGATATTAACTTATGAGAATATAAGCAAACAGAATATGTTAGTCAAATGTAGCAACTGTGTTTTCATCCCCTCCAAACTTTactttcattattattattatcatcaGTTGGTTGGGATGGATGGAGAGAGGGTTGAGTGAAAGCAAAGAGAAAGGATTGATCAAGAGAGGAAAACGATTGTTAGTTAGAAACTTAGAACTAAAACATAAGGTGATGTAAAATGATCATCCTACCTTTTGGCTTTTGCCctttaatatattatatatcaatTTAATTAAGTTGCTTATAATAATGGAAGTATGGGGATTGTTTAAAATATTTCTAAAGAGGGATGTTTTCCAATACCAATATAGATTTGGAGGACTAGTGGTGaccctcacttatttttcaagtgaatcaaatgtaaatgcacAAAATCTAATAAAGGTGTCACTTAGTATttcagtctagtgatattcctcttcatttgtaagtgagaggtcttaggttcaattctcaccaaTGGTggatttgaaccacattattgctagcccattttGAAGCTAAGTCACCCCTCCttagcgtagataatatcgtttgttaaaaaaaattctcataaatataacatccatttaattcaaaaaaaaataaaaaaaatgcaacttGGTTCAAAAGGATGAAGCTTTTTTAGGTAATTGTCAAACTGATCTGCATGTAGTTTTTTAATAACAGTTTCTTCACAAAATTGGAAACAAttcctaattaaattaaattgattaGACAATTCCATGAACcccaaaaacagaaaaagatgCTTCTTCATGAACAAATCCCTAAACCCTAAGTCATTTTTTGCAATCTTTCACCaggattttctttttcatgctGTCATTGGTCTTGAAAACTTGGAAACCCCATATACTTCAGGTATAGTAAATGAAATCTTGCTTCCTAAATCTGCCATTTTATTTAAACTTTGACCATAATTTTGTCATTATTACCCAAAAAGCAATTAATTACGCAACATATTCAACCAGACCCACgacaaacaaagaaacaaatacaCACATACAACATCAAAGCACAATGCTTGGCCGTCAACATTGTTTATATCACCACAAACCCCTAATTTTTACCACTAAAAGCTggaaaaagtgaaaaagataTAAAATTTAGCACTCACCCACTAGAAAAATAACTTACCTTCTTGGCTGGTGGAAGCCTCTTGATCTAAGCCGTCGTCTGGTTTCCCCTGCCGATTGAGGAGAGAGCTGAAAGCAAAGATCTTGGGGAGGCTAATGGGTACCTTCTTGTGCATACCATTTGGGTTTTTATGGGCACTGCCGCCTCCGACGGAGGAGAtatggtggcggtggtggtggtggccttTTTTGGAAGCCAAGATTAGAAGCCTCTCGGTCAGGCAGAGGGAGCAGACCCCCACAACAAGCTCTTTGGGGTGGAAATAGCAAAAGGAGGTGTCTTCTTTGTACCCATTCATgttagaattagggtttgagGGAGTTAATGAGAAAGGTggaaaaagaaggggaaaaacCGAAAAAGTGAGAAAAATTTGTGacttggaaagaaagaaaaggttgTGTCTTCTGTGTTGTGTTGTCTTGTGTTTTTCTGTGTTTGTGGGAGAAGTGTGGGAGAAGTGTGAGAGAAGAATAACTGTTTGTGCGTGTAATGTGTGTGTAGGAAGGCATTTATACTCTGGAAAATTTTTAGATTAACGGAGGTGATCACGGGGTTGGCCCACAAATCAATTTTGGCCAATATAATACTTGGAATTGAATGTATGCTGCAGACCATCTCTAACGTttgagttaaaatttaaaatttagattttaaactCCAATGATTGGGCCTAAAATAAGTTTTGCATTAAAACCTAAAGTTTGGACAAATTTAACCCATAATTTAGGTCAGGGTTAAAAGGCTGACCAaccaaaatttaggttttaaactaaTCCAATCCTTCTTCAATTGTTGGGTCTAAAataagttttgggttaaaacttaaaattttggcaattttaaattttaaaatgcatTAAATTCAACGGCTGAGATTGAATATGGTCAAATCTGACATTAAAAGaaagatctaacggcccaaaATTGagctaaaacaattaaaaatatatttaaatcaaaattcaccccaaaactctataaatatatGTTTCATGGGatcggtttagtgattttttaattttttcggaatctaaatattttaggTTAAAATACTCATAAAAATACATTATGATAAtccacataaattttatttgataaagttactgaaaaaataaaaaataaaaaataaaaataaaaatttagcctaaatttattttttaataatctcagGTAACCCATAGCTATTAGatcagagaaaaataaaaattatggttAAAACCTATTTTGAGTtataaattttaggttttaacatTGGACTGATAAATTGGAGTTTGAATATTATGATTTGGTTATTTAATTGAAACGAGAAAAGTCATGAAttgggaaaaaaataaaaatggaatgAACTAATATGTTTTCTTAAAAAGAGTACGATATTTCATTCGTTGAAAAAAGAACATTCCACAAATATATTATGAAGAACTCGACTCCATAAGAATCCTTGCAAACTAAATAtgaaatattataataaaacaTCACGAATAATTAGATATGATGAGATTCACTTgatatttcaataaattttcataaataaacCAAATCAAATACAATCTAATAAGCTCTAGTTAGATTGGGTTGGATTTACGCTACTAATTTCACAACCTCAAATTGTGAAATTCACATCTCAAACCCCAAAAGGTCTATTGGATTCCTAACCAACCATGTCTACGTGCAATTTATTGCTTTTAAGTAGATAATCTATTGTCACTTAATATTACAGtttagtagtattttttttcattatatgAAGTTTAGCCTACTCCATTccctttaatgtaaataatatcatttgtttaaaaaaaatatatatatatataatattctaTGCAGGTGATCCTCTACTATGGTAGTGGAGAGAAATGTTGACATTGAACCACGACGCcttaatttaacatctaatctaacaaatttatcgtttgacccaaaaaaaaaaaaaagtaaagttgAACAAAGTTTTGGATTGGATGCTTCCTTTTTTTCACAATTCAATTACTAAAGCTAAAATCTCTAGCAAAAGCATTTTGAATTAGTCTTGTTGCAGAGATAGACCCGTTCTCCTCccaagaggaaaaagaaaaagtatggAGGAGTGGTGTCAACTGAACTGAGAGCCCACACGTTGAGTTGATTAGTATGATATATTTATGGCTAATCTTCCTAAACCAAAAGTGGAAGACTAAATGCCTAGAATTTGACAAACCAAACCCCGAAAGCCTATCGAAAACGCTTGGATTGGGGATGCGGTGTTGGTCACTGCCGTGTGACTTTTAAGTCAAAAAGTGCGACTCCCACTTGATTTCTTTCCCAACTTTATAAAGGCATAGATAAGATGTAAGCTAAAGTCGTGAGATTGCAATTGCAAAAGTAGGTTTTTATAGGTAGTTTGTTGGTGCTCAAGGAAAAGTTACAAAATGAAGAAATTTCTGCGTGCGACAATTATATCAGGTATATACTATTCGACTCATTTGTAAAGAAATGAgttgttttgtattttaaatAGAGTAACTACTGATTTCTCTCTTGAATTttcatttaactttttaattagAAACTTAAGGACttgaacttttctttttgtcgatttCCGACCTAATGTTAGCTTTTCACATATTCCATCCAAATTAACATTAACGCTTATCACGTGGACACCATGTGACTCCTTTGAGGACAAAAACGTCACTTCACTAGACCTTCAAACACAGAAACTATAGAATCACATAGATTTGCCTAGGTCAATATTTTAGAAATCTAAGGTTTTCGATTATTTTAAAGAACAAAGCGACCTAACTATCCTCACATGTTGTGCACATGCTTCCATTTAACAGAAATTTGGATAGAATAAATGAAAACCAAACAGCAGGGGAAATcggccaaaaaaattagtttccttaattttccaattgaAAAGTTTATGAGGGAAATTGAAAGCTAAAGTAAAAGTTGAGGGAGAAATCGGCAATTTACTCTTTTAAGTATCACTTGATTCTATACACATATTGTATGAATTTCAATCCAAAATCCCACTCTTTTATGAGTAAGTTGAACAGTTCACTTAATTTGACCACCGGACACAAGAACTTCTCAACAAGATCACCTAGCTGTTTTTTCGTCATATCACATCTTGGAAGAAAGCTACGGTGTGGGTGCATAACCTTTCTCCAAGAAGATTGTTTTCACTACAAATGTGTAGTCAAGGCCTTGATATTCCAAATTTCCTTGGAAAGCTATGAGGATTATGTGAAAAAATGGACTCGTTTTTTCTCTCTGTGAAGATTTTCCGGGACAATTATGCAAATCCCTATCTCCAAAACCTCTCATTCATGCCTCGTTTTCTACAAATTGGTCTACATTTTTCGTGTATCAAGATATAGGTCACTCGACAGTTGCTAACAAGATCGACAAGAGGGTTGGAAGACATAAGAAAAATCAATACCTCCTTAATTTAATATGTCTTGTGACGTTTTATTAtctgaacttttttttttttgaaaaagattAGCAAGTGATTTCGTTACGGCAGTCTATTTTTTCGGATAGTGAAAAGACTCATAGAGACATTTCAGCATCTTCCTAACCACCATTATGTGATTCAGGGAGGCTGAAATGcttctttgaattttaatttgtgCCAATATTATCATTTCTAGTccctttttaataaaataaataaattataaaattataaaataaaaaataaaaaataaaaaatcttttaAGTTTGCTCCCTCAAAACTTTTAATTCGTGCCAATAATATCGCTTCCCCCAACACCTTCCGGTTAGGTTGGTCAATTTTTCTATCAAGTAAAGCGTTATTTGTGGCCATTTGGTACAATGAAAGCTTTTAAATTTGTTGTTGATGTGTAAGTTATCctctttatttttctcaatCTCAAATTATCATAATCTTAAACATTTACTATTCTACCTTGTAAATGTATCATTTTGTTGACAGAATTGACCGTTGGGGgtatgtgtctatatatatatatatatatatttttttttttttaatgtagaaTTAAAGTGACCAGTAGGTGGCTTCACCACAATAGTCCCCACTTCTAGGGGCCGGAAAGACTCACAGATGCATGCACTGAAAGTTTAAGAGGATTGAAACCCAAATTGAAACTTTTTGCAAACCGAAATAAGATCCAAAGTTGAAGAGCATTgctaaacttttttttcttttggttaaagATTATTGAAAGGGAAAGTGAATGAAGCATAAAGTTAAAAGGATTGAAAGTTGATGGAAACAAACTAACTAACTAATGGAGCACATGGGGTAAGTGGCCCTTTACCATAATGGTTCGAACCTTGTTGGCTctctaatttaacatctaatctactaaatctatcgtttgaccaaaaaaaaaaaaaaaaaaaagcgaacCTCGTTGGCTCcctaatttaacatctaatctaataaatatatcatttgaccaaaaaaaacagAGGAGCACATGGGAATGCTTCTAGTTGGGCTGCCTCAACTCTCCAAGTCAGGTTCATAGCATTGCGCGTGGAGAATGGACCAGACCAGATATTTCCCTTCTCCCTTTCTTGACCAGACCAGATAAGTCCCTTTCCAAGCTGAAAATTTCATTTCCAAACCCTACCTTTACTTTTCTTATATACCAATAATGAAATGAAACATTTTAAGGTCCATGAATTGGAAAGTGAATACACTATATCTTCTCAACGCTATCGTGTTATTTCTAACCAAAAGAACGAATTGAGTTCGTATAGGCATTTTAGACGCTGCTATTGAAATAGTCCTTCTAGCTATATTTTTTGCTACTCTGTTCATTTTATAAAGTATTCTACCGGGTTTAACAATAGTAGCCCAATACTCCAGAGATCCTTTCTCCGAACCCATAGGTGTTTATGTAGGTCTTATAGTAACAAGTTTGTCTGGAAATATGCGTACCCATATTTTCCACCGTTGTGTGCATTTCATGTCATTGCTCACCTCCCTGCTTCTATTTTTCTAGCTGTGATC encodes the following:
- the LOC137718388 gene encoding uncharacterized protein produces the protein MNGYKEDTSFCYFHPKELVVGVCSLCLTERLLILASKKGHHHHRHHISSVGGGSAHKNPNGMHKKVPISLPKIFAFSSLLNRQGKPDDGLDQEASTSQEDSFISIKFEDNGVASWEKNKVSKVSLDHCNMSWNHNLSKEAKETKEAKDSKSVIEHGKSHIPLSWRKRIGHLAQLIRWKRSNKGSVCHVGNKAEGVKVRKGWIRNLTKRRGAME